The Streptomyces sp. CC0208 genome window below encodes:
- a CDS encoding GntR family transcriptional regulator — protein MEAIRPLARTLLRDRAYASIRDAIVAGEIEPGAVVRDAELAERLGLSRAPVREAFARLVDEGLLESKPQSYTRVTQVVAADVRDAAAVVGAMHELVTRIAVPRLFAADIETMRAANERFAAAVAAGDVDEALRADDQLHDVLVRVSGNRAAAATTARYTPLIRRLERRRFGEGGNCRSAGLHDRLIEACAAGDVDEAVRVTAEIWRGLAELADSD, from the coding sequence ATGGAAGCCATACGCCCGCTCGCTCGCACCCTGCTCCGCGACCGCGCCTACGCGTCCATCCGGGACGCCATCGTGGCCGGGGAGATCGAGCCAGGGGCGGTCGTGCGGGATGCCGAGCTCGCCGAGCGGCTCGGGCTGTCGCGGGCGCCTGTGCGGGAGGCCTTCGCGCGGCTCGTCGACGAGGGGCTGCTGGAGAGCAAGCCGCAGAGCTACACCCGGGTGACCCAGGTCGTCGCCGCCGACGTGCGGGACGCCGCCGCCGTGGTCGGGGCCATGCACGAACTGGTCACACGGATCGCGGTGCCCCGGCTGTTCGCCGCCGACATCGAGACCATGCGCGCGGCCAACGAACGCTTCGCGGCCGCCGTCGCCGCCGGTGACGTGGACGAGGCCCTGCGCGCCGACGACCAACTCCACGACGTCCTCGTGCGCGTCAGCGGCAACCGCGCGGCCGCCGCCACCACCGCCCGTTACACCCCGCTCATCCGCCGCCTGGAGCGCCGGCGCTTCGGCGAGGGCGGCAACTGCCGCTCGGCAGGCCTGCACGACCGGCTGATCGAGGCCTGCGCGGCCGGTGACGTGGACGAGGCGGTCCGGGTCACGGCGGAGATCTGGCGGGGACTGGCCGAACTCGCCGACAGCGACTGA
- a CDS encoding 1-aminocyclopropane-1-carboxylate deaminase, whose protein sequence is MPLASYDRYPLLFGPSPVHRLERLTAHLGGAALWAKREDCNSGIAYGGNKTRKLEYLVADALAKGCDTLVSIGGVQSNHTRQVAACAARAGLKCVLVQESWVDWPDAVYDKVGNILISRLAGADVRLVKAGFGIGFKESWEQALRDVEESGGKPYAIPAGASDHPLGGLGFAAWAYEVADQERELGVFFDTVVVCSVTGSTQAGMVAGFRALEEAGGRPRRVLGIDASAKPVTTREQIARIAHRTGRLIGVQAELTEEDVELDERYHAGIYGIPDETTLEAMRLAARTEGMVTDPVYEGKSMAGMIDLVRRGEIGADSTVLYAHLGGQPALNGYSALF, encoded by the coding sequence ATGCCCCTTGCGTCCTACGACCGCTACCCGCTCCTTTTCGGACCGTCCCCCGTCCACCGCCTGGAGCGCCTGACCGCGCACCTCGGCGGCGCCGCCCTGTGGGCCAAGCGCGAGGACTGCAACTCCGGGATCGCGTACGGCGGCAACAAGACCCGCAAGCTGGAGTACCTGGTCGCCGACGCCCTCGCGAAGGGCTGCGACACCCTCGTCTCGATCGGTGGCGTCCAGTCCAACCACACCCGTCAGGTCGCGGCCTGCGCCGCCCGGGCCGGGCTCAAGTGCGTGCTGGTCCAGGAGAGTTGGGTGGACTGGCCGGACGCCGTGTACGACAAGGTCGGCAACATCCTGATCAGCCGGCTCGCCGGTGCCGACGTACGGCTGGTCAAGGCCGGGTTCGGGATCGGGTTCAAGGAGAGCTGGGAGCAGGCGCTCAGGGATGTCGAGGAGTCGGGCGGGAAGCCGTACGCCATCCCCGCCGGCGCCTCCGACCACCCGCTCGGCGGGCTGGGTTTCGCCGCGTGGGCGTACGAAGTCGCCGATCAGGAGCGGGAGTTGGGCGTCTTCTTCGACACGGTCGTGGTCTGCTCGGTGACCGGCTCCACCCAGGCCGGCATGGTCGCCGGGTTCCGGGCGCTGGAGGAGGCGGGCGGCCGGCCTCGACGTGTCCTCGGCATCGACGCCTCCGCCAAGCCCGTCACCACCCGGGAACAGATCGCGCGGATCGCCCACCGCACCGGTCGGCTCATCGGCGTACAGGCGGAGTTGACGGAGGAGGACGTGGAGCTGGACGAGCGGTACCACGCCGGGATCTACGGCATCCCCGACGAGACCACGCTGGAGGCGATGCGCCTCGCCGCCCGCACCGAGGGGATGGTCACCGACCCCGTGTACGAGGGCAAGTCCATGGCCGGGATGATCGACCTCGTCCGGCGCGGGGAGATCGGCGCCGACTCCACGGTGCTCTACGCCCATCTTGGCGGGCAGCCGGCGCTCAACGGGTACAGCGCCCTGTTCTAG
- a CDS encoding MFS transporter has translation MSTPATTTASPSAPPDRSARLGTTLLVVVTAYLMVGVDSTVVNVALPDIQQDLGFTPTGLSWVLNSYTLAFGGLLLLGGRVGDLVGRRRTLMTGVLLFAGSSLLGGLATDSAWLLAARALQGVGAALTAPSTLALITTGFPEGPRRHHALSVYSSMAGIGASVGLVLGGMLTDWASWRWALLINVPIGIAVALALPRFVAETPRHAGRFDLAGALTGTAGTTSLVYAFIRVSEAGWSDPRTLLGFSTAAALLTGFTLVESRAEQPVLPLRLFADRDRAGAYAGVMLLPAGMFGAFYFLTLISQQVLEYSPLRAGLAFLPMTLAMFSTVRLVPRLLRRLGAKPVLLTGTVLVAGASGWLWRLDAGTGYLSGLLGPLLLLGVGIGLSLMPLNATILAHVQPREAGAASGLLQTLQWLGGTLGLSVLVTVYGTATRHATGSPSEILVHGAARAFGVGALIAVTALLVCGTVIRGNRSKRPA, from the coding sequence ATGTCCACCCCGGCCACGACCACCGCCTCACCCTCCGCTCCACCGGACCGCTCCGCCCGCCTCGGCACGACCCTCCTCGTCGTCGTCACCGCCTACCTGATGGTCGGCGTCGACTCCACGGTCGTCAACGTAGCGCTCCCCGACATCCAGCAGGACCTCGGATTCACACCGACCGGGCTGTCCTGGGTCCTCAACTCCTACACCCTCGCCTTCGGCGGGCTGCTGCTGCTCGGCGGCCGCGTCGGAGACCTCGTCGGCCGTCGCCGTACGCTCATGACCGGCGTCCTTCTCTTCGCCGGCTCCTCCCTGCTCGGCGGACTGGCCACCGACAGCGCGTGGCTGCTGGCCGCCCGCGCGCTCCAAGGCGTCGGCGCCGCCCTCACCGCTCCCAGCACCCTCGCCCTGATCACCACCGGCTTTCCCGAAGGCCCGCGCCGCCACCACGCGTTGAGCGTCTACTCCTCCATGGCCGGCATCGGCGCCTCCGTGGGTCTGGTGCTCGGCGGGATGCTCACCGACTGGGCGTCCTGGCGCTGGGCCCTGCTCATCAACGTGCCGATCGGCATCGCGGTGGCCCTCGCCCTGCCCCGCTTCGTCGCCGAGACCCCGCGCCACGCGGGCCGGTTCGACCTGGCGGGCGCGCTCACCGGCACGGCCGGGACGACCTCGCTGGTGTACGCGTTCATCCGGGTGTCGGAGGCCGGCTGGAGCGATCCCCGGACGCTGCTCGGCTTCAGTACGGCGGCCGCGCTGCTGACCGGCTTCACCCTGGTCGAGTCCCGGGCCGAGCAACCGGTCCTCCCATTGCGACTGTTCGCCGACCGCGACCGGGCCGGGGCGTACGCGGGGGTCATGCTGCTGCCCGCCGGCATGTTCGGCGCGTTCTACTTCCTCACGCTGATCAGCCAACAGGTCCTGGAGTACAGCCCGTTGCGCGCGGGCCTCGCCTTCCTGCCGATGACCCTGGCCATGTTCAGCACCGTGCGTCTGGTGCCCAGGCTGCTCCGACGCCTGGGCGCCAAACCGGTGTTGCTCACCGGAACAGTCCTGGTCGCCGGCGCCTCCGGGTGGCTGTGGCGTCTCGACGCGGGCACCGGATACCTCTCCGGACTCCTCGGCCCGCTGCTCCTGCTGGGGGTCGGGATCGGCCTGAGCCTCATGCCGCTCAACGCGACGATCCTCGCGCACGTCCAGCCCCGCGAGGCCGGCGCCGCCTCCGGGCTGCTCCAGACCCTCCAGTGGCTCGGCGGCACCCTCGGCCTGTCCGTCCTGGTCACGGTGTACGGCACGGCCACCCGGCACGCCACCGGGTCACCGTCCGAGATCCTGGTCCACGGCGCGGCCCGCGCGTTCGGCGTCGGCGCCCTGATCGCCGTGACCGCGCTGCTGGTGTGCGGGACGGTGATCAGGGGCAACCGGTCGAAGCGGCCCGCCTGA
- a CDS encoding TetR/AcrR family transcriptional regulator — MTQVRPMRADARRNYERLLKVAAEAFAEHGEGASLDDIAKRAGVGSGTLYRHFPTRQALLEAAYVDRVEGFARRADELARELPPGQALTEWLYELCVGTIQVRGMKTLLGSAVTDGGSTVLTACGTHVRGAAERLVSAARAEGSLRGDVEPVELLRLAHGVAGAAELADGGGESIRRYLTLLTEGLRG, encoded by the coding sequence ATGACGCAGGTCAGACCCATGCGCGCGGACGCTCGGCGTAACTACGAGCGGCTGCTGAAGGTGGCCGCCGAGGCGTTCGCCGAGCATGGGGAGGGTGCGTCCCTCGACGACATCGCCAAGCGGGCGGGGGTGGGGTCCGGGACGCTCTATCGGCACTTCCCGACCCGGCAGGCCCTGCTGGAGGCGGCGTACGTGGACCGCGTCGAGGGCTTCGCACGGCGCGCCGACGAGCTCGCGCGGGAGCTGCCGCCGGGGCAGGCGCTGACGGAGTGGCTGTACGAGCTGTGTGTCGGGACGATTCAGGTGCGGGGCATGAAGACGCTGCTGGGTTCCGCCGTCACGGACGGTGGCAGCACGGTGCTCACGGCCTGCGGGACGCATGTGCGGGGAGCGGCGGAGCGGCTGGTGTCGGCGGCGCGGGCGGAAGGTTCGCTGCGCGGGGACGTCGAGCCGGTGGAGTTGCTCCGGCTGGCCCACGGGGTGGCGGGGGCGGCGGAGTTGGCCGACGGGGGCGGGGAGTCGATCCGGCGGTATCTGACGCTGCTGACGGAGGGGCTGCGGGGCTGA
- a CDS encoding TerD family protein has protein sequence MTPGSNIPLSAARVTVDVAAPVRLDVSGLLLTADGKVRSDDDFIFYNQPSGPGVTYRSGGGTAPDAITVDTAAVPPGIEKIVVTASPDAAGQTFQGIEPTATIRDADDNSVLATFTPPQLGTETALVIVEVYLRNGAWKARAVGQGYANGLAGIATDFGVTVEEPAPTPAPTPVAAPVPPPVQTPVTPPAPAMDPRIAAPPAPAAPPAPPAPPAPGAGKINLDKGRVSLQKNQTVSLVKGGRPLLSQVKMGLGWEPAYRGKDIDLDASVIAYGPQRNHIDSCYFGKLSIVGGAIKHSGDNLTGEGGGDDEVIVVDLGRLPQEVTGLVFTVNSFSGQKFTEVAKAYCRLIDAASGEELVRFDLTNAEAQTGVMMAKLIKQFSGEWEMTAIGDFVKSRTVRGMVKPAAQAL, from the coding sequence ATGACCCCCGGCTCGAACATCCCCCTCTCCGCCGCCCGCGTGACGGTGGACGTCGCCGCGCCCGTGCGGCTCGACGTATCGGGCCTGCTGCTCACCGCCGACGGCAAGGTGCGCTCCGACGACGACTTCATCTTCTACAACCAGCCCTCCGGCCCGGGGGTGACGTACCGCTCGGGCGGCGGTACGGCCCCCGACGCGATCACCGTCGACACGGCGGCCGTACCGCCCGGCATCGAGAAGATCGTCGTCACCGCGAGCCCGGACGCCGCGGGCCAGACCTTCCAGGGCATCGAACCGACGGCCACGATCCGCGACGCGGACGACAACAGCGTGCTGGCCACCTTCACCCCGCCGCAGCTCGGCACCGAGACGGCACTGGTGATCGTGGAGGTCTATCTGCGCAACGGCGCCTGGAAGGCCCGTGCGGTGGGACAGGGGTACGCCAACGGACTGGCGGGCATCGCGACGGACTTCGGCGTGACGGTGGAGGAGCCGGCACCGACGCCCGCCCCGACGCCCGTGGCCGCGCCGGTCCCGCCCCCCGTGCAGACGCCGGTGACCCCGCCCGCCCCGGCCATGGACCCCCGGATCGCCGCGCCGCCGGCTCCCGCCGCTCCCCCGGCCCCGCCCGCCCCGCCCGCTCCCGGTGCCGGGAAGATCAACCTCGACAAGGGCCGGGTCAGCCTCCAGAAGAACCAGACGGTGTCCCTGGTCAAGGGCGGGCGCCCGCTGCTCTCCCAGGTCAAGATGGGTCTCGGCTGGGAGCCCGCGTACCGCGGCAAGGACATCGACCTCGACGCGTCGGTCATCGCCTACGGCCCGCAGCGCAACCACATCGACAGCTGCTACTTCGGCAAGCTGTCCATCGTCGGCGGCGCGATCAAGCACTCCGGCGACAACCTCACGGGTGAGGGCGGGGGTGACGACGAGGTCATCGTCGTGGACCTCGGCCGGCTCCCCCAGGAGGTCACCGGGCTCGTCTTCACGGTCAACTCCTTCTCCGGCCAGAAGTTCACGGAGGTCGCCAAGGCGTACTGCCGCCTCATCGACGCCGCGAGCGGAGAGGAACTGGTCCGCTTCGACCTCACCAACGCGGAGGCGCAGACGGGCGTGATGATGGCCAAGCTGATCAAGCAGTTCTCCGGCGAGTGGGAGATGACCGCGATCGGCGACTTCGTGAAGTCCCGCACGGTGCGGGGAATGGTGAAGCCGGCGGCGCAGGCGCTGTGA
- a CDS encoding zinc-dependent alcohol dehydrogenase family protein — translation MKAAVIESVGRAVVAEVPDPTPGPREVVVEVAACGLCGTDLHILQGEFAPELPIVPGHEFAGEVVGVGTQVTELAVGDRVAVDPSLYCHECRYCRTGHNNLCERWAAIGVTTAGGAAQFAVAPVANCVRLPEHVRTQDAALVEPLSCAVRGYDVLRSRLGAHVLIYGSGTMGLMMLELAKRTGAASVDMVDVNPTRLETARKLGVSASAANPDELDRPQGWDLVIDATGNAAAIQDGLDRVAKAGTFLQFGVADYATRVTIDPYRIYNQEITITGSMAVLHSFERAAELFATGVLDPDVFISDRLPLDRYPQALDQFAAGVGRKIVVVP, via the coding sequence ATGAAGGCCGCCGTCATCGAGTCCGTGGGCCGTGCCGTCGTCGCCGAGGTCCCGGACCCGACACCCGGCCCGCGCGAGGTCGTGGTCGAGGTCGCCGCGTGCGGCCTGTGCGGCACCGACCTGCACATCCTCCAGGGCGAGTTCGCCCCCGAGCTGCCCATCGTGCCGGGCCACGAGTTCGCCGGCGAGGTGGTCGGGGTCGGCACCCAGGTCACCGAGCTCGCGGTCGGCGACCGGGTGGCCGTGGACCCGTCCCTGTACTGCCACGAGTGCCGGTACTGCCGTACGGGCCACAACAACCTCTGCGAACGCTGGGCCGCGATCGGCGTCACGACGGCGGGTGGCGCGGCGCAGTTCGCCGTCGCACCGGTGGCCAACTGCGTACGGCTGCCCGAACACGTCCGCACCCAGGACGCGGCGCTGGTGGAGCCCCTGTCCTGCGCGGTCCGGGGTTACGACGTCCTCCGGTCCCGCCTGGGCGCCCATGTGCTGATCTACGGCTCGGGGACGATGGGCCTGATGATGCTGGAGCTGGCCAAGCGGACCGGCGCGGCGAGCGTGGACATGGTCGACGTGAACCCGACCCGCCTGGAGACGGCCCGCAAGCTCGGCGTCTCGGCCTCGGCCGCGAACCCGGACGAGCTGGACCGCCCGCAGGGCTGGGACCTGGTCATCGACGCGACGGGCAACGCGGCGGCGATCCAGGACGGGCTGGACCGGGTGGCCAAGGCGGGCACCTTCCTCCAGTTCGGCGTGGCCGACTACGCGACACGGGTGACGATCGACCCCTACCGCATCTACAACCAGGAGATCACCATCACCGGCTCCATGGCGGTCCTGCACAGCTTCGAGCGGGCGGCCGAGCTGTTCGCCACGGGGGTGCTGGACCCCGACGTCTTCATCAGCGACCGCCTGCCGCTGGACCGGTATCCGCAGGCGCTGGACCAGTTCGCGGCGGGAGTGGGCCGCAAGATCGTGGTGGTGCCGTAG